The DNA window CTCCACAACTTGTTTTAGTCCTGTGTACAGTCTTTCTCCATACTTGTGCAGCACCATAGTATAAGCATTTCTGTAGAGTTCCTCGAAGCTGAGGCCAGAGTTATTTTTCCTCTGTATTTCCTGAATAGCCTTCTTCAACATTTCCCATACTTGTGTGACGTATTTCTCGTCCATTGCCGCAGGGAAACTACGTATCCGCATACGACTACTCGATCCTGACGTCTGTGGCCGCGTACCCGACATTGAACTCAAACGTGGGTAATTATAAcctaaattaaataatagtaGCATTACAAAGTTGAATTATGCAGCAGAAACAAATTTCCACCTTCGAACAGCATGAACTAAACTTTGAGATATTCACGGCGGGAACTGATCgactaacagaaaaaaaaaacacatagaaaataatgttttaattCGTGCTTTGTACATACAACAATGATGAGAACTTTCTTTAACAAATTTTTTCGTGTCAGCCCTTCTTTTTAACTGTAGCTGATGATGAAGACGCTCCGCTAGATGCTCCTTTCTTTGCTGCTGCTATACTGTCCATATGCTTCCTCTGGTCCTCTGCTTAAAGAGCTTCATTCGAGGGaggaaaaacaagcaaaacagTTTCAGAAACGTAGCGAAATGTGACTGACCTATTTTTTCGTATCGGCAACATCGAGGATAGTTCACCGTAAGCAATTTCGGGTGCAGAAGAGTTGCTGGAatgatgaaattaaaaaaaagaagacaaaaatgaagaaaaagttctaCTTGAACACTCACCAACTTCATCAATTCCAAAGTTTAAAATCAATTGTTCATAACTGGAAGGGTTTTGAAAGTCCTTTCGTGCTTGGACAGAAACATTTACGTCAATGCCAGCTGCCTTCCGTTCAAAATGTTTGTAAAAAATCTCCTTAAAAGCAAGTAACTAGAACAAATGAAACTCAAAGAGTAGCTAAAATAGAATACAAAGGACACACCACCAATTCTGGGTCGCACTCGGTAGTTGGTGCTGGTGGTATATTAACTTCTTGATGAGGTGGTGTGTCGACTCTCTGTaaagaaaaagcaatgaaAGCAATGAGGTTaacggcagcataccacgaatctgacgtggtgggGAAATCCGCggggaaagctagagatgggttgtagattgcgggatcaggaaGCGTGAAGTGAAGCGTTGCAACTGGAATCATCGCAAAAACGGATTTTATTTTACGCCGTTTTTCTAATAAGATTAGgaggagatgagcggaacacCCCTGATCTCGCAATGTACCCGTATAGATATTTGTTCatcagaaatccataccaagtgagattcgtggagtgatgccttgaAATTTCACAAACACAAATTGCATAACGGAAAAAGGGAAGGGAGTCAAAAACGTTAGAACCGGTGCAAcaaaaagtttaaaataaaACCATGACCTATATCGCTCACAAAAGTAAAAGATTTTTGCcgcttcctcttttttaaagagaacaCTCCACAACTATGAAAAAGGACTTCACTTCTAGCATTTTTCACTATATCCTACCTTTGAATCAATCTCATGATCTACTCCATGTAATGGGCTGTCATATGGGCGTGGCGTCCAACCGCCAGATCCCGTGGATCCTCCGTCTTCGATCTGTATTTGAAAATGTTACCATCATTATGAAGCAAAAATGTTTAGCAAACAATGGCGACAAATAACAGTAATGACAGAACTGTAGTCGTCCGGAAATACCCACCAATTTACACCATGAATCAATGTcacgaagaaatagaagaaagaagacaaaaaatacAGCGTCAAGTATTCAAAAGAGTGAGGAGTTCACCTGTTTCATGGCATTGCGGCCATCCTCGAGAGCCATATCTATGAGCCGCTCATTTTCGTCATCGGTTTCGCTGTCCTGGAGAGGAAACcttcacaaaacaaaacaaaaagattttaaagagaatttttaGTTCTCTGTTGAGACTTGAAATATTAAATGCTATAAATGAGAGTAAGAAAGAAGCTAAAAAGAGCCAAgaaacctagaaaaaaaacaaaagaaaagcttTTGCGTGGAGAAAATCAGTCAATCCATGATGGGGAAGAGGATAACGTAGAACATAAGTCTAAAACAACTTCTAAACTGAATTTGCGTGCATAGATGCGATACTcgaagccggtgctccgaccccccccccctcaacttttgaacggttggggaaaggacctccttcacttctaAACTATTGGCGAAATtatctccttcacttttggacggctatCGAGAGGACCCcattcacttgagctgcacccacttcacctgaggagggtccggcttctccctatcgcacctatgtttgCGGGAAAACTTATTTCTTATCTCACTACCAATTCCCCAGTCGCGAATGCTAAAGATAAACTCAAAAACTTCACTAATAGCAGCCAATAACGTTTTTACCGAAGATAAAGAATATGTAATGCACAGCAgcaagaagaaagtgaaaaaggtACCTGGCTGACTCTTTCCGGCGGCCGAGGTTCCACCATTCCTGATGGTGGTGACGCTGGTCGCGAAACGTTTTCAGCTGCACGATCGGCTACAAaatgtagttctttttttgttaaaaaaaaacatttttcacgATGAAGCAGTACCTCTTTCAAAAGCATCTTCCTTCTCATCTTCGGCACCACTGTATGAGACAAGGGAAACAGCTGATGAAACCTGAACGCCCATTTCTATTACGTATACTACGAAAGAGATATAAAGAGAAATTAGATAACACTAATAGCTAGGAATAAGTTTGAAAACAGTTTGAAGCAAGGATGTGAAAGTATTACAGTAACATACTTGAGGTATTTTGCTTGTTGGGGTAGGAAGAGATGGTGATGGAGAATGGTCCACTTTCCTCTTCGGTGGTGGTGGTTCCCGAAATTCTGCGGTATCGCTATGATCGCTGTGATCACTAAACGAAGAGTAACGACGTGGCTCATCGAACATCATGTCGCCGTCTGAAAACTGAATCTTGACTAgtcttcagaaaaagaaaacgagaagTTGGGTgattttaaaattgatttgaaaaagagagaagataaaagagaaacaaagcGAAATAAAAATCCGTCAAGCTTCTTTATGTATGTGGAAAGTACCTCCGGGGTAAAATGTAATTCGGGAGGGAGAGgtactcagtggcgcccttattccTGAAATATATAAATCAGTGGGGGCCTAAGACATAAACATTGGTctcagaggatctatgacatgtaagctaaagttacttatagaaaaaagtaagagctcatagagcttccagaaataagggcgccactgtgTGCCCACCCTTTCTTCAACTATATTTTCCCCCACCATAGAACATAGAATCAATGTTTCAGAAATTCATTTTGAAGTGAACAGGTTGTTTCTCGTCTCTCGATTGCTATGCATCAGTACTACttcataaaaagaataaaaaaaggtgttGAAAAGTTGGtaaatgagatgaaaaaaagattatgtGAAAAAACAATCTTATTTTACACAGACTCAATATTACGCCGTTCAATGTTTGATTAAAGAGTTGCGGGAAATTTACAGGCAATTGGGGTGCAACTATGAGGAATTAGTGAAACGAAGAACTATTAATTCTCTTCCACGCTGCATTTTAAGAAGAACGAAGTGTTCATACAAAACTGTCATGTAAAACAGAGGTACAGATGAAAGAGAAACACTCACCATCAAACATCATATCAGAATCCCTTCTTGGTCTCGGTGAAACATCAGGACTTTTATGATGCGGGGATGAATGCGTGCTGTTGTGTTGGGAATTAGTGGAACTAGCTACTTCAGCTAAAATAACAATCTAGATGTAgatgaacttttcaaaattactgATTAAAAAGCGAATGAATGACGATAACGGAGATTTTGAAAACATACCTGGCTCACGTTCAACCACAAATGAACGTCGTCGCGGTGATTCTTCGTCGCTTTCATCCCCGTAGTCTGCCAAAGTATTCATCTAGAACTGATATCAAATACTGGCTCTGCAAATGACTACTTTTcgacttgaaaaaagaacaaaaagggaTGTGCGCGAAAAGAAATAAGCAGGAAGAGAGGATCCTGAggaaaacgaatagaaataaCTGGAAATAACCCTCAAATCCTAGTCTATAATAACACGCACAACAAACAAGGGAGGAATGTACGTAAAAAATCGAACAAGAAAGGCATTTTTGACTACACCAACAGATAATAATGGATCACAAGGTGGATCTTATCGACCTCGCACTACCGTAGCCCACCCGAACGTAGGTGTAAATTATAATTTGTGGTGTGTGGGCTGCGGAAAAACACTCTACACGACGAATTTCCAGTAAGATGAAGTGAACCGTCTCACCGTGTTTCGCCCAAGTTTATGTGTCAATTACAATAAGGGTTGTGTGGACAATACCCTACTCAATGAACTGGACCTAATCAGAGACGATATTGCTGTACTTGTATATCTTAAGATATTGGAGATTATGGTAATTGTCAATGGAATTAAatgtattttccttttttcatcctcATGACGCTGGAAACTACGCTGTAACTACTCATTGTAGTGATTTCAGGAAGAGAAATTCAAGGTGGATACGCGCTCTGCGgggaaaacatgaaaaagaatgaGTAGAATCTCTTTGCTGTGCGTTTGTACTGGAAGCGAAGAACATCGAACGTTTCCAACCAAGGAAAACCGCCTATGAACGAAAGAATACATGACTGAGAGTAGGGGTACATTTACTTAGTGAACTTTAATGGCTACTAAATTGAACCGTAGAAGCACAAGGAACTGATCCAATACACTGTCGCTGCCCACGCTGGTCATTTGAGAAGACATATTGTTGAATGTACAAtgtttcttagaaatttttgtGGCGTATTTAATGTAAATCAACATATTTACAACAATTCTGCTTCGTAGCTTTCCTAGTGCTTTTTCTTtacgtttttctgttttacgTGCGGAAGCAGAATAGGAGTCTGATCGttaaatgttgttgttgttcgcGGTGACCCTACTTCTACTAAATGCTAGCAGGTATTTGAGTATGTGCTTTGACACGTAGGGGCAATATAACTTGCACAGTCATATGGCAGAAGTTGCCCCGAAAATTGTAAAAAGGTGGTGTTGTCCAGCACACTcaaaaaatagtaaacaagATCAACCCAAATAAGTGTAATCCCCAGAGGGGGTGTggaatttttcgacttttcgtTTCGTCAGGTTGACCTGCTGGACATTGTCAAGCTGAGGTATTCGGTTCATTCGGTGACGACAAGCAGTTGACTCGAGACGCCAAGTCTCGCAAACTATGAAACAGTGATGAATGGATGGGTTGCGTGCGAGCTCGTGGAGTTGGGCCGAGTTATGCTCAAGAAGGACGCGACTTGGCAAAGATGCGAGCAACCGCATCAGACGACAATACCACCATCATGCGATAACAGCAGCCCGCCCAATTACTAAATGAGTCAGGTGTGGAAGCAGAGAGGGGAGAAGGAATTCCCAACGAGATTTATGAACACACACTCGAAGCTCACTATCCAAGACCACACAACTACGTACTTGTGCTGCAGTAGTTCACTGGCGACTTCTTCTCACCATCGCTCTCTCAAATGCTCCACAAAAGCGTTGTCAAAGACTGCAAAAGTTTCACTTATGTAGAAGAAAATCACACCAGTGATTTTCTTCTACATAAGTGAAACTTCAATAACTAAACTTCGCAGAAATCTTACAAGTGTTGCAACGTAGTGGCGGAATTCAGTTCAGCTCAGTTCTGTCATTAACATTTCGAACATGCCGCCGGCGACATAAGAAGACCCGACCAGCATATTCGATAAGGACAAAAGCTTGGCTCGACAGATTGCGGCATCTTGGCATGTAAAGGGAGCTACGTCCTTGTTGTGTAGTCGGGCCAAACCGACATGAAGTTCGGTATAGTTCTGACATCTGACAGGTGGGGACGTAGCTCCCTTCACATCCTTAAGTTGCGCAAACGGGTGCGCTAGAAGAGGAGCGGTGGAGCTACCGACTGGGATAAGGTGGGGCAATTGgaaactgcaacgatgagtgGTGTTAACATGTGTCCCCGCTCGATACTAAGTGCACCGCTTGACTTCTCGACCGAGCAATGAACCGCCTAACCAAAAAAAcgcttcaggtcattttgaacCAACTATACCACGTGAAGGGTCATATATCCAACGTACAAGATCGAACCGCCTAATCGTAAAAGGTGATGTATTTCTGCAATTTACACAGCGCAAAATACACCCCCcccgggggggggggaaaaggggggggggttaacaaaaaaaattttgttgtgggaaaaaaaaaagggggaaaagCTGTACACAAGTGGTATGGTTACGCATTTGCGGCAACAACAACACCACGACGTAAAGGAAATCCCAGTACCCCAGAACCACATGTCGTTGATTAACAACTGTTTATGCAAAATAGTCAACATCAGGGCATCTTGCATAGTCATTTATGTGAGTGGCAGAGCACAGGAAGGTGCCTTCCTCCAATGGAAGCCGGCTTCACCCATGGTGCAGATAAGCACAGCTTTGCTCTTTTCGTGTCCCTGTGTACGTGTAGCttcggcttctctcgaggcgcttcggtggaacgtagtggctaCGGgcggtgaaacccttgctggtgCCACCcctcgctgcagtttgcgacggtcccaactcggttccaactgctgcctccgccGCGCCGttccgagcgcgtacgcaaatgcaccgcaactacactcgtaattcacgtcgttttgaccctactataagcATTTGAGTAAGAAATAACCGTGATGCTCAAAAAGGTaaaaagaaactcaaaaaaaactactaaaaaaagACTATATTCCATTGTGAGGAAGCGGGGGCTGGGTATCTTCGCGATAGAACCTCCGTGCTACCTCCGCACACGGAAGGGAAGTCAAGTTCTGCTTAGTTGCACTGCAATGCTACGGTCGTAGTCAGCTTCAAACGCCTGGGAAAAGCTACGCTTTGGTGGCAACCGCTCATGTCAAATTGCCCAATAaatcatgtcattttgaccctattgCTACTTCCCACCAAGAAAGTATGAACTCTATGAATTACATAATACATGGTTGTTTCTGTGCGATGATTGTGTTGTCTTAGAGGTTCGAACATATCTGCGGATGTCTCGATTTCAGCCGCCGCATTCTTATTTCCCGTCGCGACAGTTACGCTAATAATTTGGCAATGTACGCCTGGAAATCGTAATGCCATACGAAAAGGAGGAAGGCAAGCAAAGTAAATTCCTCAAGTTAGAAATAGCGTAAATGCCCTGACATCTATGTCTTACAAACAATTTGATTCTAGAAAAGTGCTTAGGGATGCTCctgaagaaaatcaagaagagGATCAAAATGATCAAGAAAGAGATGAGAAACAAAGTATACCACCTGGTATGTGTATTCCGTTGACAACAAGTCAACGTTCTCAATTCGCAGAATACGCAGATACTTTGCTTCAGAACTGCCTCGATCGCGGCCAAGCAAACAGAGACCAATTCACGAGAAAGCAAAGCAGGAAGACGAGGAAATCCCTTTAGAAGAGAGGTAAGGCTAAGAGAAACCGTGTGTGTCTAGTCGCTGTCTAGAGCAACTTGTGGCGTCATCTCTGGTCTATATGACGATTAGAAGCCCAACCACTACTTCTGAAATGAAGGATATGCCAGGATCTTCGCGCCTGTAGATACTtctcggttaaaggcatcaccccacgaatctggggtggtgcggatttcaggtggagagttcctatacagggaagtagattatggagaggagagtgattccgtccatttcttcgtaattgccgtaaaaaaacggcccggaaaatagcgcgccgaaacgctcgtagccgtatcttccgggccgttttttgctgcaattaggaagaaatagacggaatcacccttctctccataatctacaactccgtataggcataacccacctgaaacccgtaccaccccagattcgtggggtgatgcctttaactatggCTCTACTCAAAACATATGAAAGATGAACGATGAAAGGACCTGAGGTCTgatgcacttgcgtaagcatttgcgttcgaagcggcgcagtggaacTGGCGTCCGTGATTGAAGTGAGACCCTAGTAAACTGGAGCGATTAGTGAGGCTAACAAGCCCCCTTCCCTCCCACCATGATCCTAACAGCACTGCTTCAAGTGTatccgcttatgcaactgcgccGCGCTTCACTTCGTTTTCACACGAGTATAACTACTAAAATGAAGTAAACtgtagttgagtcaaaacgacatgaagcacacacagttgcgcaagcgacagcgctcgaagcggcgcggtggagcgtggtgGTTGGGATCGTGCACGGATTCTCACTACCGCCACcaatctctgcagttcgccatggtccacctcgattccaaccgctgtctccaccccatcgcatcgagcgcagccccttacgcaactgtctgtgcttcatgtcattttgacccaactatacataAAATTAGAAGCATGTACGCATCAAAGTGCGAACAAGTTTAACCACTCTTTTTAGCGGGAATGAAGAAGTAGGAGCATCTGAGTAAGGAAAATATTAAATGAGTTGGACCAAAAAATGAACGTTTTACAGAgccgaagaacagttgagaaACAGCGGTTCATTTGAGAAGGATGTCGCTGGAACTCAAAAGTCTTCTAtgtgagatgttttttttttctatagattTTATAGTTTGAATAAAAAGTGGGGAATAGCCGAAGCGTTGTAGAAAGGGAAATATAGTTCGACCGCGGCGCGTCCGGTGCAATTCCGCTGCTCAGCGCGCGCTCCCTTTGTTCTCTACATTGTTCCGGTCGAGCTCATGTCGCAGATGATGTCGACATGATCGCATGTCGTGGTCCTTTCAAACTCAGATGTTGACATCCACAAattatagtcaggtcaaaacgacatgaaacacgagtgtggTCACGGTCCATTTGCGTGCGCGCTCGAAacgcgcggtggaggcagcactTGGAACTGAgctgggaccgtcgcaaactgcagcgattggTGGTTTCAGCAAGAATTTCGtcacgctccaccgctccgcaattgcgtacgtgcttcatgtcattttgaccctactacaggCAAAATAAGGAAAAGCCAAACAAATTGGTTGAGGTATAATGAAATCaagtgaaaagagaaaaatagcaGTTGCGTGttggaattttctcaaaattcttgATATCAATTTCTCGCATACTGTTGCAGAATATCAATACTCTCAAGGAGTGATAAAAAACGAAGTTCTTCTGAGCcccaaaaatcaaaagtacGGATACAAACGGCCAGGCCTGTCTCAGTAAACCGGAGGTATGAATATTTGATTTCCTCTGCAACAACTCCTTTTTAACGTTGCCACTGCCTGGAAATGGTCCAGAAACTTAGGAACGAAAAGCTAAAAACTGCAAAACGCATAATATATGTGATTCAGGTCGAGGGAAATTGTCATACATAGCAGAAAAACACCGCCTGCAGTCAAAAAAGAGTCAAAAAAGGGGTCAAGTCGATCTACAAGGTAGAAAAaagtggctttttttttctcgaaatggACGAGTTCCCCACTGTTGATTATTTCCAGCTcctcacaaaagaaaaagaaaacgaccAGAATAAGCAAAGCGAAACAAAAAGCGAATACATCGGATAGGTAACatataatagggtcaaaacgaaagaaagcacggtacagttgcgtgagcaactgcactcgaagcggtacggtagAGCGTGGCGGTTAGCATCAAGAgaggacccttgctaacactactcttcgctgcagtttgtcatggtcccacctcgattccaagcgctgcctccgccgcgccgcttcgagcgcaaccgcttgcgcaactgcgccgtgcaTCGTGTCGTTTTATCTGACTATACACAGTAGGAAATCACATCACATGGTATTGGGCAGTAGCCCTTGGatattgtaaaattagaaatgagCGTCTTGGAACGCAAAAAAGACGTTTGCAAAGACAAAAACATCGATACAGAGgcgtttttgaataaattggATGAGAGTTGTTTCAGGGAGGAAGACTCCTGCAAAACTGCTAAGTCAGGATTTTCACTGAGATCCTTgtgagattgtttttttttcctagttttcttagaaaatttcaaaaatttgtttgataAATGTATTTGAGCCACTTCGTGAAAATTTCGACATTTACGTCATATCACGCATTTCTAGTTGATTCTCAGATTCTGTTCTACAGCATACATTTTTTACAGAATTTTTCGCAGcagtagaaagaagaaaaaagggagcAGAAAAGGAAGCGTTAGACAGGGGTATGATTTTGCATGTAGATTTAGCATTTAACcaaccagaaaaaagaaaaattaagctcggaaaggaagcaaaagaagaaaacccaGTCCGAAAGGTTCTATCCAAAGTTGAAAAACGCATCAAGGTCATCTAAGTGGGCATCTTCGTCTTCAAGAAGTAAAGGTTTAACCGCTATAAGATTGGAGAGGCGTTTACGAAGGATGGGAAAAGATGCCGTGGAAGACagtgaaagggaaaaaagcgTCGAAGAAACCCAAGATTCTAAAACAGTAGCAGCAGCCGATGAGGATtctgagaagaagagaagtggAAGCGAAGGAATGAAGTCACCACTAGAAAATATTCcccttctggaagaaaaacaaccagAACATGGAAGCGTTTCTCCTCGAAAAGACGAACAGTTGGATTACGAACCAGTTTCGCCAAAAGaagatcaaaagaaaatcataaacGAGGAGCAACCGGAAAAGAGAGACGTATCAAAAAGCAAAGAGAATTCCTTATTACATGGGTggtgtttgaaagaaaaggagaaatcaacgaaaaagCAGACAAGTTCACGAAGCAGCAATAGCGCATCGGGAATGgtccagaaaaaagagttttcttcGAGGAAATCGAGAAGCCTGAAAAGTAAAGATCGCTCGAAGAAATCGACACGAAGCGGAAGGAACGAACATTCGCCAAAAgttgcaaatatttcaaagggggaagaaaacgaagcatttgtttcagagaataaagaaaaatcaggaGAGAGGAATAGTGCTTCCAAGAAATCAAGCAGTGCAGAGAAGCGAAATAAAGGTTCTAGAAAAAAGCGTCTATCTAGAACTAGCAGCAAATCCTCGACAAACAAAGACACATTTTCAAAGAAGTCGAAAAAACTAAAGGAAAAGCGAGACATTCaaggaaaattgaaagaatccAAGAGTAAAAAATCCTCTTCCGAAAAGACAAAACATTcaagtaaaggaaaaaagtcaaTAAGCGAGCAGTCATCattgaaaaggaagaaaaaggtaGGAAGTAAGGAGGATGAATTGAAAAAGACAGAGAGCATTAGAAGCgatgtggaaaagaaaacaaatctaaAACGGATTGAAGTGTCTAGAAGTGAGAATTCGCTTtcgaaaaagaagatgaaatcaAAAAGTAGTGAAAGCTCCACGAAGTCAAGTAAAAACGGAAATGACAACATTGGGAAGAAGGCTGCGAAAACGAGGAAGTCTGGAGAGTCGAAAAAAGGGGAGTCTTctctaaaaaagaagaaaaaatcggatAGTAAAATAGatctgttgaagaaaaaagaaaagtctgcGAGTGGAAAGAGCTCTAAAAGAGATAAATCaccaaaaaaggaacaagaaTCAgcgggaattaggaaaaaaccaaaaagggAGAGCGATACGTCGGATAAGACCGGTAAATTCGCAAGCCAGATCAAATCGTCGGATCGATCGAAAAAATCGAAGGAGAGTCAAAAGGACCCCAAACCGAAGATGGAGGGAAGAACGAAAGACAACGATCTGAATAGAAGAGTAGAAAAGTCTGGAAATAAGAAGGATCGATCAAGCGCTTCGAAGTCTTATAGTGAATCTTCAAGGAATAAACGTCTGGACGTAAttccgaagaaaataaaatcaacaaGAGGTAGCGAGGATGGAAAGAGTGGAAAGGATATCAAGAGttcatcgaaaaaaagcaaatctcTTGAATCGCccaaaaaatcagagaaatcgcaagaaaaagaagctccTTTGAATTCTAATGGTCGCAAAAAGAGCGAGGATTCTTCGAGAAAGGAtagatttctcaaaaaagttCCCAAGAAATCAGGAGCACTGAAGAGCAACGACGACTTACCAAGGGAGTCTACCGATGCCGTAGCAATTAAAAGTTCGTCGAAAAAAAGTACACCTCTGATAGAGGTTCCGAAAAAATCGACCATAGCGAGAGGGTCAAAGGATAGGAAAGATTCTTCAGGAAGGAATGGATCTCAGAAAAAACCAATCGTATCCGGAGGTTCCAACGAAGGCGAAGATTCTTcaggaaagaaaggatccctgATGAGACCGGACTTAGTGAGAGGTTCAAAAGACGGCAGAGATTCCTCAGAAAAGAGTGGATCGCTCAGGAAACCGAAGACACTGGGAGGTTCTAAAGACGGCaaagatttttcagaaaaaaaagaatccctGAAAAAGCTCCCTATATTGAAGGATtccaaaaacaacaaagatccTTCAGGGAGGGACAGAACTCTGAAGAAATCCGAAGGCAACAAGGGCTCTTCGATGAAGTTCGTAAGTCGTAAAGGCTCTTCGGTGAAGTCTGGGAGTCTAAAGAATGCCAGTGACTCTTCAAAAAAGAGCAGATCTCTTAAGGGGATCCCGAAGAAATCAGAGGATTTGGAACACTCTGATGACGACCAAAAGTCGCTGCAAAGAGGTGGGCGATTAAAAGTGACTTCCAAAAAATCGCAGCTAACGAAAAACGATCACGTTCCATCAGCAAAATCGGCAGATTTCCAAAGAAGAGGAGATTCCACAAACAAAACTACTGTTATTAAAATGACTCGTGAACAACTTTTCAAGATGTCTTCCGTGAAGGAAAGGAACGAATTTAAGAGTAAAGAAGATTCAATGAAGTACTCAAAAGGCCCGACGaaggtagaagaaaaaaatctctcaaaaaaggaaaagcccCTGAGCAGCATGAAAAAAGAGCCCGGAAAAAATGTC is part of the Necator americanus strain Aroian chromosome V, whole genome shotgun sequence genome and encodes:
- a CDS encoding hypothetical protein (NECATOR_CHRV.G18544.T2), which produces MNTLADYGDESDEESPRRRSFVVEREPAEVASSTNSQHNSTHSSPHHKSPDVSPRPRRDSDMMFDDGDMMFDEPRRYSSFSDHSDHSDTAEFREPPPPKRKVDHSPSPSLPTPTSKIPQVSSAVSLVSYSGAEDEKEDAFERADRAAENVSRPASPPSGMVEPRPPERVSQDSETDDENERLIDMALEDGRNAMKQIEDGGSTGSGGWTPRPYDSPLHGVDHEIDSKRVDTPPHQEVNIPPAPTTECDPELVEIFYKHFERKAAGIDVNVSVQARKDFQNPSSYEQLILNFGIDEVATLLHPKLLTVNYPRCCRYEKIAEDQRKHMDSIAAAKKGASSGASSSSATVKKKG
- a CDS encoding hypothetical protein (NECATOR_CHRV.G18544.T1) — its product is MNTLADYGDESDEESPRRRSFVVEREPAEVASSTNSQHNSTHSSPHHKSPDVSPRPRRDSDMMFDGIRAPLSTSPSRITFYPGDGDMMFDEPRRYSSFSDHSDHSDTAEFREPPPPKRKVDHSPSPSLPTPTSKIPQVSSAVSLVSYSGAEDEKEDAFERADRAAENVSRPASPPSGMVEPRPPERVSQDSETDDENERLIDMALEDGRNAMKQIEDGGSTGSGGWTPRPYDSPLHGVDHEIDSKRVDTPPHQEVNIPPAPTTECDPELVEIFYKHFERKAAGIDVNVSVQARKDFQNPSSYEQLILNFGIDEVATLLHPKLLTVNYPRCCRYEKIAEDQRKHMDSIAAAKKGASSGASSSSATVKKKG
- a CDS encoding hypothetical protein (NECATOR_CHRV.G18545.T3), whose protein sequence is MEAGFTHAAAFLFPVATVTLIIWQCTPGNRNAIRKGGRQAKKVLRDAPEENQEEDQNDQERDEKQSIPPELPRSRPSKQRPIHEKAKQEDEEIPLEERAEEQLRNSGSFEKDVAGTQKSSIISILSRSDKKRSSSEPQKSKVRIQTARPVSVNRRSREIVIHSRKTPPAVKKESKKGSSRSTSSSQKKKKTTRISKAKQKANTSDREEDSCKTAKSGFSLRSLIFRSSRKKKKGSRKGSVRQGSERKQKKKTQSERFYPKLKNASRSSKWASSSSRSKGLTAIRLERRLRRMGKDAVEDSEREKSVEETQDSKTVAAADEDSEKKRSGSEGMKSPLENIPLLEEKQPEHGSVSPRKDEQLDYEPVSPKEDQKKIINEEQPEKRDVSKSKENSLLHGWCLKEKEKSTKKQTSSRSSNSASGMVQKKEFSSRKSRSLKSKDRSKKSTRSGRNEHSPKVANISKGEENEAFVSENKEKSGERNSASKKSSSAEKRNKGSRKKRLSRTSSKSSTNKDTFSKKSKKLKEKRDIQGKLKESKSKKSSSEKTKHSSKGKKSISEQSSLKRKKKVGSKEDELKKTESIRSDVEKKTNLKRIEVSRSENSLSKKKMKSKSSESSTKSSKNGNDNIGKKAAKTRKSGESKKGESSLKKKKKSDSKIDLLKKKEKSASGKSSKRDKSPKKEQESAGIRKKPKRESDTSDKTGKFASQIKSSDRSKKSKESQKDPKPKMEGRTKDNDLNRRVEKSGNKKDRSSASKSYSESSRNKRLDVIPKKIKSTRGSEDGKSGKDIKSSSKKSKSLESPKKSEKSQEKEAPLNSNGRKKSEDSSRKDRFLKKVPKKSGALKSNDDLPRESTDAVAIKSSSKKSTPLIEVPKKSTIARGSKDRKDSSGRNGSQKKPIVSGGSNEGEDSSGKKGSLMRPDLVRGSKDGRDSSEKSGSLRKPKTLGGSKDGKDFSEKKESLKKLPILKDSKNNKDPSGRDRTLKKSEGNKGSSMKFVSRKGSSVKSGSLKNASDSSKKSRSLKGIPKKSEDLEHSDDDQKSLQRGGRLKVTSKKSQLTKNDHVPSAKSADFQRRGDSTNKTTVIKMTREQLFKMSSVKERNEFKSKEDSMKYSKGPTKVEEKNLSKKEKPLSSMKKEPGKNVSAKELTKSKDDSSKGKEMVKGSGNDKTIKKKEHSGEKPADRPTSQVSPKKKQVERSKKGGEKEETPSAKVRSLLKLLDDSERLPAGDDHIDRVGRQEEKIGKKHARYQGAPQKGRELKPEDALKIVQMMSQKERGGPSYERSRDLQDMGERKFMEFKEVNDGAKSSKENIVGNNDDDGSVLLARPEKSARFLPAKKQVPMLRSEYYSSEDGNKADKPGKIKRGQNIMNAIEEPENGKNRKDPNAVEDRGNGKEYGLPFNESKKSLKKFKNARKVDSSSSKKKMKSRKSLKVQKEKGSRKENRNEPDGSSKKIKRRDLEGDSAKIKKPQAEHSDSVKKRKKLRDPENKHGGLSRKHRRNS